One region of Streptomyces sp. TLI_171 genomic DNA includes:
- a CDS encoding YihY/virulence factor BrkB family protein: MALIRRHKHASRRPEPGQGQGDGLEAGAPAGPTDMPGRGWLAVLKRTGKEFLDDELPDRAAALTYYGVLAIFPALLLLVSLLGLAGNSATNQVLDNLQKLAPGAARDILHTAVTQLQGSRSTGGILLVVALLGALWSASGYIAAFIRASNAVYDIREGRPAWKVTPLRLGLTVLMMVMLSVSALIVVFTGPIAKRMGDVLGLGDTALTVWAIAKWPVLVLLVAFMIALLYWAAPNVRGRGFRWVSPGSLLAVGLWLLLSGGFAVYVANFGSYNKTYGTLAGVIIFLVWLWLSNLAILLGLEFDAELARERAIEGGMPPAEEPYVPPRDTRKWPDDPDDDPPGRGEVGRDG; the protein is encoded by the coding sequence ATGGCATTGATCCGCAGACACAAGCACGCCTCCCGCCGTCCCGAGCCCGGACAGGGGCAGGGCGACGGGCTGGAGGCCGGAGCACCCGCAGGACCGACCGACATGCCCGGCCGGGGCTGGCTGGCGGTGCTCAAACGCACCGGCAAGGAGTTCCTGGACGACGAACTGCCCGACCGGGCTGCCGCACTCACCTACTACGGGGTCCTGGCAATCTTCCCGGCACTGCTGTTGCTGGTCTCGCTGCTCGGCCTGGCCGGCAACTCAGCCACCAACCAGGTGCTCGACAACCTGCAGAAGCTCGCCCCCGGCGCGGCCCGGGACATCCTGCACACAGCGGTCACCCAGTTGCAGGGCAGCCGCAGCACCGGCGGGATCCTCCTGGTGGTGGCCCTGCTCGGTGCCCTGTGGTCGGCATCCGGCTACATCGCGGCGTTCATACGCGCCTCCAACGCGGTCTACGACATCCGGGAAGGCCGACCGGCGTGGAAGGTCACGCCACTGCGCCTGGGGCTGACCGTGCTGATGATGGTGATGCTCTCGGTGAGCGCGTTGATCGTGGTGTTCACCGGGCCGATCGCCAAACGGATGGGCGACGTGCTGGGACTGGGCGACACCGCCCTCACGGTGTGGGCGATCGCCAAGTGGCCGGTGCTGGTCCTGCTGGTGGCGTTCATGATTGCGCTGCTCTACTGGGCCGCTCCGAACGTACGCGGGCGAGGCTTTCGCTGGGTTTCACCGGGCAGCCTGCTGGCGGTCGGCCTGTGGCTGCTGCTCTCGGGTGGCTTCGCCGTGTACGTGGCGAACTTCGGCTCCTACAACAAGACGTACGGCACCTTGGCCGGCGTGATCATTTTCCTGGTGTGGTTGTGGCTGTCCAACCTGGCGATCCTCCTGGGCCTGGAGTTCGACGCCGAGCTGGCCCGCGAGCGCGCCATCGAGGGCGGCATGCCGCCCGCCGAGGAGCCCTACGTGCCGCCCCGCGACACCCGCAAGTGGCCCGACGATCCCGACGACGACCCCCCGG